The proteins below come from a single Sorghum bicolor cultivar BTx623 chromosome 4, Sorghum_bicolor_NCBIv3, whole genome shotgun sequence genomic window:
- the LOC8085234 gene encoding S-(+)-linalool synthase, chloroplastic isoform X2, producing the protein MHTTAWLFSLPGAIMFAAPARIIFSFSSMEPLLLATNSPAAAANNSRQGRHRGDFIRPMAMSNSLLRNDFDLQEGLTDVQKILHQRQKNAREMMITIDNLKRLCIDHYFKEEIESVMSSTCMDLIHSDDLFDATLAFRLLREAGHDVSANDVSQRFTKDDSCEFKLPLSKDIRGLLSLHDMSHLNIGGEALLYKAKEFSSKHLASAIRYLEPSLAEYVRQSLDHPYHLSLMQYKARHHLTYLQSLPIRDTAVEKLAVTEFQLNKLMHQKEIQEIKRWWMDLGLVQEIPIVRDQVLKWYMWSMTTLQGYSFSRYRVEITKIIALIYVVDDIFDLVGTLEELSHFTEAVKVWNTAAADSLPSYMRSCYKALYTITNEIADMAKQEHGLNPVNHLRKAVPTAEDYLRNGVVTSGLPLTLVHIFIMLGCDQSTETLIDHMPSVISCPAKILRLWDDMGSAKDEAQEGIDGSYRDFYLMENPRCGPSDAEAHMRSLIAREWEELNRECLCRRTFSSNFTHACLNITRMISVMYSYNKEHRLLVLEDFARMLLHENTCAKPDLFHSLLVDTNVDIKSCKLDS; encoded by the exons ATGCATACCACAGCTTGGTTGTTTTCTCTACCAGGAGCAATAATGTTTGCTGCACCTGCACGCATCATCTTCTCCTTCTCATCCATGGAGCCTCTTCTCCTTGCAACAAATTCGCCGGCGGCAGCTGCAAACAACAGCCGCCAAGGCCGCCACCGTGGTGACTTCATCCGCCCTATGGCGATGTCCAACAGCCTGCTGCGCAATGACTTTGATCTCCAG GAGGGCCTGACGGACGTCCAAAAGATTCTGCATCAACGTCAGAAGAATGCCCGGGAGATGATGATCACCATCGATAACCTCAAGCGCCTCTGCATCGACCACTACTTCAAGGAAGAGATCGAGAGCGTCATGAGCAGCACATGCATGGATCTCATCCACAGCGATGATCTCTTCGATGCAACACTTGCATTCAGGCTCCTGAGAGAGGCCGGCCATGATGTTTCAGCAA ATGATGTTTCACAGAGGTTCACTAAGGACGACAGCTGTGAATTCAAGCTTCCTCTTAGCAAGGACATCAGAGGGCTCCTGAGCCTGCATGACATGTCTCACCTgaacattggaggagaggcattgCTCTACAAGGCAAAAGAGTTCTCAAGCAAGCACCTTGCATCTGCCATTAGGTACTTGGAGCCAAGCCTAGCAGAGTATGTGAGACAGTCCTTGGACCACCCCTACCACCTCAGCCTAATGCAGTACAAAGCTAGGCATCATCTCACCTACCTACAGAGCCTGCCCATCAGAGACACTGCAGTGGAGAAACTAGCAGTCACAGAGTTCCAGCTCAACAAATTGATGCATCAAAAAGAAATACAAGAGATTAAAAG ATGGTGGATGGACCTAGGATTGGTTCAAGAAATACCTATTGTGCGGGACCAGGTTCTAAAATGGTACATGTGGTCCATGACAACGCTCCAAGGATATTCCTTCTCCAGATACCGGGTTGAGATCACAAAAATAATCGCGCTAATCTATGTTGTGGACGACATATTTGATCTTGTTGGCACACTAGAGGAGCTCTCCCACTTCACGGAGGCGGTCAAAGT GTGGAATACGGCAGCTGCTGATTCACTCCCCAGTTACATGAGATCATGCTACAAGGCTCTTTACACCATTACAAATGAGATTGCAGATATGGCCAAACAGGAGCATGGATTGAACCCTGTTAATCATCTGAGGAAAGCA GTTCCTACTGCAGAGGACTACCTAAGAAATGGTGTTGTCACATCAGGATTGCCACTTACATTAGTACACATATTCATCATGCTAGGATGTGACCAAAGTACTGAAACATTGATTGACCACATGCCCTCGGTTATCTCTTGCCCTGCCAAGATCCTCAGGCTTTGGGATGACATGGGTAGTGCAAAG GATGAAGCTCAGGAAGGAATTGATGGATCATATAGGGACTTCTACCTCATGGAGAACCCTAGATGTGGCCCTAGTGATGCAGAAGCACATATGCGTAGCTTGATTGCAAGGGAGTGGGAGGAGCTCAATAGGGAGTGTTTATGCAGGAGGACCTTCTCCTCTAACTTCACACATGCCTGCTTGAACATCACTAGAATGATCAGCGTCATGTACTCATACAACAAGGAACATAGGCTTCTTGTCCTTGAGGACTTTGCGAGGATGTTGCTCCATGAAAATACATGTGCCAAGCCTGATTTATTTCACTCCTTATTAGTTGATACCAATGTAGACATCAAATCATGTAAATTAGATAGCTAG
- the LOC8085234 gene encoding S-(+)-linalool synthase, chloroplastic isoform X1, translated as MHTTAWLFSLPGAIMFAAPARIIFSFSSMEPLLLATNSPAAAANNSRQGRHRGDFIRPMAMSNSLLRNDFDLQEGLTDVQKILHQRQKNAREMMITIDNLKRLCIDHYFKEEIESVMSSTCMDLIHSDDLFDATLAFRLLREAGHDVSANDVSQRFTKDDSCEFKLPLSKDIRGLLSLHDMSHLNIGGEALLYKAKEFSSKHLASAIRYLEPSLAEYVRQSLDHPYHLSLMQYKARHHLTYLQSLPIRDTAVEKLAVTEFQLNKLMHQKEIQEIKRWWMDLGLVQEIPIVRDQVLKWYMWSMTTLQGYSFSRYRVEITKIIALIYVVDDIFDLVGTLEELSHFTEAVKVWNTAAADSLPSYMRSCYKALYTITNEIADMAKQEHGLNPVNHLRKAWVVLFDAFMVEAKWLTMDQVPTAEDYLRNGVVTSGLPLTLVHIFIMLGCDQSTETLIDHMPSVISCPAKILRLWDDMGSAKDEAQEGIDGSYRDFYLMENPRCGPSDAEAHMRSLIAREWEELNRECLCRRTFSSNFTHACLNITRMISVMYSYNKEHRLLVLEDFARMLLHENTCAKPDLFHSLLVDTNVDIKSCKLDS; from the exons ATGCATACCACAGCTTGGTTGTTTTCTCTACCAGGAGCAATAATGTTTGCTGCACCTGCACGCATCATCTTCTCCTTCTCATCCATGGAGCCTCTTCTCCTTGCAACAAATTCGCCGGCGGCAGCTGCAAACAACAGCCGCCAAGGCCGCCACCGTGGTGACTTCATCCGCCCTATGGCGATGTCCAACAGCCTGCTGCGCAATGACTTTGATCTCCAG GAGGGCCTGACGGACGTCCAAAAGATTCTGCATCAACGTCAGAAGAATGCCCGGGAGATGATGATCACCATCGATAACCTCAAGCGCCTCTGCATCGACCACTACTTCAAGGAAGAGATCGAGAGCGTCATGAGCAGCACATGCATGGATCTCATCCACAGCGATGATCTCTTCGATGCAACACTTGCATTCAGGCTCCTGAGAGAGGCCGGCCATGATGTTTCAGCAA ATGATGTTTCACAGAGGTTCACTAAGGACGACAGCTGTGAATTCAAGCTTCCTCTTAGCAAGGACATCAGAGGGCTCCTGAGCCTGCATGACATGTCTCACCTgaacattggaggagaggcattgCTCTACAAGGCAAAAGAGTTCTCAAGCAAGCACCTTGCATCTGCCATTAGGTACTTGGAGCCAAGCCTAGCAGAGTATGTGAGACAGTCCTTGGACCACCCCTACCACCTCAGCCTAATGCAGTACAAAGCTAGGCATCATCTCACCTACCTACAGAGCCTGCCCATCAGAGACACTGCAGTGGAGAAACTAGCAGTCACAGAGTTCCAGCTCAACAAATTGATGCATCAAAAAGAAATACAAGAGATTAAAAG ATGGTGGATGGACCTAGGATTGGTTCAAGAAATACCTATTGTGCGGGACCAGGTTCTAAAATGGTACATGTGGTCCATGACAACGCTCCAAGGATATTCCTTCTCCAGATACCGGGTTGAGATCACAAAAATAATCGCGCTAATCTATGTTGTGGACGACATATTTGATCTTGTTGGCACACTAGAGGAGCTCTCCCACTTCACGGAGGCGGTCAAAGT GTGGAATACGGCAGCTGCTGATTCACTCCCCAGTTACATGAGATCATGCTACAAGGCTCTTTACACCATTACAAATGAGATTGCAGATATGGCCAAACAGGAGCATGGATTGAACCCTGTTAATCATCTGAGGAAAGCA TGGGTGGTGTTGTTTGACGCATTCATGGTTGAGGCAAAATGGCTAACCATGGATCAGGTTCCTACTGCAGAGGACTACCTAAGAAATGGTGTTGTCACATCAGGATTGCCACTTACATTAGTACACATATTCATCATGCTAGGATGTGACCAAAGTACTGAAACATTGATTGACCACATGCCCTCGGTTATCTCTTGCCCTGCCAAGATCCTCAGGCTTTGGGATGACATGGGTAGTGCAAAG GATGAAGCTCAGGAAGGAATTGATGGATCATATAGGGACTTCTACCTCATGGAGAACCCTAGATGTGGCCCTAGTGATGCAGAAGCACATATGCGTAGCTTGATTGCAAGGGAGTGGGAGGAGCTCAATAGGGAGTGTTTATGCAGGAGGACCTTCTCCTCTAACTTCACACATGCCTGCTTGAACATCACTAGAATGATCAGCGTCATGTACTCATACAACAAGGAACATAGGCTTCTTGTCCTTGAGGACTTTGCGAGGATGTTGCTCCATGAAAATACATGTGCCAAGCCTGATTTATTTCACTCCTTATTAGTTGATACCAATGTAGACATCAAATCATGTAAATTAGATAGCTAG
- the LOC110434455 gene encoding S-(+)-linalool synthase, chloroplastic-like: MVAAPARIIFSFSSVEPLLIAASPAAARNSRQGRHRGQFIRPLAASNTLLGNDFDLQEGLTDVQKILHQRQKSNREMMVTIDNLKRLCVDHYFEEEIESAMSACMNLVHSNDLFDATLAFRLLREAGYDVSAKDDVLWRFTDNSGEFKLPLSKDIRGLLSLHDMSHMNIGGEALLDKAKEFSSKHLASAIRYLEPSLAEYVRQSLDHPYHLSVMPYKARHHLTYLQSLPTRDTAVEKLAIAEFQLNKLLHQKEMQEIKRWWMDLGLAQEIPVVRDQVLKWYMWSMTALQGYSFSRYRVEMTKIISLVYVVDDIFDLVGTLEELSLFTEAVKMWNTAAADSLPSYMRSCYKALYTITNEIADMAEKEHGLNPANNLRKAWTVLFDGFMVEAKWLANHQVPTAEDYLRNGVVTSGVPLTFVHIFIMLGCDQNSEALIDHMPSVISCPAKILRLWDDMGSAEDESQEGFDGSYKNFYLMENPRCSPTDAEAHMRSLIAREWEELNRECLCTRTFSSNFTQVCLNIARMVSVMYSYNKEQRLLVLEDYARMLIL; this comes from the exons ATGGTTGCTGCACCTGCGCGCAtcatcttctccttctcctctgtGGAGCCTCTTCTCATTGCAGCTTCGCCGGCAGCAGCTAGAAACAGCCGGCAAGGCCGCCACCGTGGCCAATTCATCCGCCCTTTGGCGGCATCCAACACTCTGCTGGGCAATGATTTTGATCTCCAG GAGGGCCTGACGGACGTCCAAAAGATTCTTCATCAACGTCAAAAGAGCAACCGGGAGATGATGGTCACCATCGATAACCTCAAGCGCCTCTGCGTCGACCACTACTTCGAAGAAGAGATCGAGAGCGCCATGAGTGCTTGCATGAATCTCGTCCACAGCAATGATCTCTTCGATGCAACCCTTGCATTCAGGCTCCTGAGAGAGGCAGGCTATGATGTTTCAGCAA AAGATGATGTTTTATGGAGGTTCACTGACAACAGCGGCGAATTCAAGCTTCCTCTTAGCAAGGACATCCGAGGGCTCCTAAGCCTGCATGACATGTCTCACATgaacattggaggagaggcattgCTCGACAAGGCAAAAGAGTTCTCAAGCAAGCACCTTGCATCTGCCATTAGGTACCTGGAGCCAAGCCTTGCAGAGTATGTGAGGCAGTCCCTGGACCACCCTTACCACCTGAGCGTGATGCCGTACAAAGCTAGGCATCACCTCACCTACCTGCAGAGCCTGCCCACCAGAGACACGGCGGTGGAGAAACTAGCAATTGCAGAGTTTCAGCTCAACAAATTGCTGCATCAGAAAGAAATGCAAGAGATTAAAAG ATGGTGGATGGACCTAGGATTGGCTCAAGAAATACCTGTGGTGCGGGACCAGGTGCTGAAATGGTACATGTGGTCCATGACAGCCCTCCAAGGATATTCTTTCTCCAGATATCGGGTTGAGATGACAAAGATAATCTCGCTTGTCTATGTTGTGGACGACATATTTGACCTTGTTGGCACACTAGAGGAGCTCTCTCTCTTCACTGAAGCTGTCAAAAT GTGGAATACTGCGGCTGCTGATTCACTCCCTAGTTACATGAGATCATGCTACAAGGCTCTTTACACCATTACAAATGAGATTGCAGATATGGCTGAAAAGGAGCATGGATTGAACCCAGCTAATAATCTTAGAAAAGCA TGGACGGTGTTGTTTGATGGATTTATGGTTGAGGCAAAATGGCTAGCAAACCATCAGGTTCCTACTGCAGAGGATTACCTGAGAAATGGTGTTGTCACGTCAGGAGTGCCGCTTACATTTGTACACATATTCATTATGCTAGGGTGTGATCAAAATAGTGAAGCACTCATTGACCACATGCCCTCTGTCATCTCTTGCCCAGCCAAGATTCTCCGACTTTGGGATGACATGGGCAGTGCAGAG GATGAATCTCAGGAAGGATTCGATGGATCGTATAAAAATTTCTACCTCATGGAGAACCCTAGATGCAGCCCTACTGATGCGGAAGCACATATGCGTAGCTTGATCGCAAGGGAGTGGGAGGAGCTCAATAGGGAGTGTTTATGCACGAGGACCTTCTCCTCTAACTTCACACAGGTCTGCTTGAACATCGCGAGAATGGTCAGTGTCATGTACTCGTACAACAAGGAACAAAGGCTTCTTGTCCTTGAGGACTATGCAAGAATGTTGATACTTTGA
- the LOC8054270 gene encoding pentatricopeptide repeat-containing protein At1g02060, chloroplastic: MGAGAPPEAASVAAARKLHHLLRSRDLRPALTYLRTLPSPFTLLPNHALNALLRALAAAGRVRAATSLFRSIPVPTPHSFNSLLAALLRRGRRRAASALLAAFLRSPDASPDVATLNTLIHGLSTASPRPSAPTLFKLFLFLPETYAFAPDVITYNSMLSALCRAGDLATAHKLFDGMRVSGQGGKADAFPNVVTYTTMIRACCAKRLADEALSLFKMMVADGVPPNRITYNTMVQGFCEAGRMELVKEVFGMDSFKPDTCTFNTLMAAHCREGRIEDAMKVFDQMMELRVRRDSASYSMVIRALCENGEFGRVEEFVDDLLEKEVLKKKGGCVPLIAAYSPVLKYFCENGKAKKARVLFGQLLDRRSKVDFLAFKTLILGHCKEGDFEEGYQLVLSMLKRDLRPDTECYIAVIDGFMQKGRMKSAWEALHRMLNSGLQPSTSTFHSVLLGLLKKDGCAKEAGDLIEIMLERKIRQNVDLSTNLIGVLFKSDLNDRAYKITKRLYDNGYYIKMEKVIATLCQDKKFIDAAEFTLFSLQKRHELGVEVHSLVLDGLCSDGRTSEAFQLFYELMENRSTSAVAAPRSLVLLHHALEEAGKVKEADFVAKQMRRATARIRQRS; this comes from the coding sequence ATGGGCGCGGGCGCACCGCCGGAGGCGGCGTccgtggcggcggcgcggaAGCTGCACCACCTCCTCCGCTCCCGCGACCTCCGCCCGGCGCTCACGTACCTCCGCACCCTCCCTTCCCCCTTCACCCTCCTCCCCAACCACGCCCTCAACGCGCTCCTCCGGGCCCTCGCCGCCGCTGGCCGCGTCCGCGCCGCCACCTCCCTCTTCCGTTCCATCCCCGTGCCCACCCCGCACTCCTTCAACTCCCTCCTCGCCGCGCTCCTCCGGCGAGGCCGACGCCGCGCGGCGTCCGCGCTGCTCGCCGCTTTCCTGCGCTCCCCCGACGCCTCCCCTGACGTGGCCACACTCAACACCCTCATCCACGGCCTCTCCACCGCCTCGCCGCGCCCGTCCGCTCCCAcgctcttcaagctcttcctctTCCTGCCGGAGACCTATGCCTTCGCGCCCGATGTCATCACGTACAACTCCATGCTGTCTGCTCTGTGCCGAGCGGGCGACTTGGCCACCGCGCACAAGCTGTTCGACGGAATGCGCGTGAGCGGACAAGGCGGGAAAGCTGACGCCTTCCCTAACGTTGTCACCTACACTACCATGATCAGGGCGTGCTGTGCAAAGCGGCTTGCTGATGAGGCATTGTCACTCTTCAAGATGATGGTCGCAGATGGTGTGCCGCCGAACAGGATCACCTACAATACGATGGTGCAGGGCTTCTGCGAGGCCGGAAGGATGGAGCTAGTGAAGGAGGTGTTTGGGATGGACTCGTTTAAGCCAGACACGTGCACATTCAATACGCTGATGGCTGCGCATTGTAGAGAAGGGCGGATAGAGGATGCGATGAAGGTGTTCGATCAAATGATGGAGCTCCGTGTGAGACGTGACTCTGCGAGTTACAGCATGGTGATCCGGGCATTGTGTGAGAATGGTGAGTTTGGTCGAGTAGAGGAGTTTGTGGACGACCTCTTGGAGAAAGAGGTGCTCAAGAAAAAAGGTGGTTGTGTGCCACTCATTGCAGCTTACAGTCCAGTTTTGAAGTACTTCTGTGAGAATGGAAAGGCAAAGAAGGCCAGAGTGCTATTCGGGCAGCTGTTGGATAGGAGGAGCAAGGTCGATTTCCTAGCATTCAAGACATTGATCCTAGGACATTGTAAGGAGGGAGATTTTGAAGAAGGGTACCAGCTGGTGCTCTCAATGTTGAAGAGGGATCTTAGGCCTGACACTGAGTGCTATATTGCTGTAATAGATGGCTTTATGCAGAAGGGAAGGATGAAATCTGCTTGGGAAGCTCTTCACAGGATGTTAAATAGTGGTCTTCAGCCTAGCACAAGTACATTCCACTCTGTTCTTTTGGGACTTCTGAAGAAAGATGGCTGTGCGAAAGAAGCCGGCGATTTGATTGAAATCATGCTAGAGAGAAAAATCAGGCAGAATGTTGATCTTTCTACTAATCTGATTGGTGTATTGTTCAAAAGTGATCTTAATGATCGTGCATACAAGATTACTAAGCGTCTTTATGATAATGGTTATTACATTAAGATGGAAAAAGTAATCGCAACACTTTGTCAGGATAAGAAGTTCATAGATGCAGCGGAGTTTACTTTGTTTAGCTTGCAGAAGCGCCATGAACTGGGTGTGGAAGTTcacagcctggttctggatggcCTTTGCTCAGATGGTAGAACTTCAGAGGCATTCCAGCTTTTCTATGAGCTAATGGAGAACAGAAGCACTTCTGCAGTTGCTGCACCCCGCAGCCTAGTCTTGCTTCATCATGCTCTTGAGGAAGCTGGAAAGGTGAAAGAAGCTGATTTTGTTGCTAAACAGATGAGACGTGCCACTGCCAGAATCAGGCAAAGGAGCTAA